A region from the Acyrthosiphon pisum isolate AL4f chromosome A1, pea_aphid_22Mar2018_4r6ur, whole genome shotgun sequence genome encodes:
- the LOC115033509 gene encoding UDP-glucuronosyltransferase 2B9-like, with translation MKRSTAVSLSLYSWLSVVLWTIPVGEAARILAVETVAAKSHWYFTSSVLRSLTDAGHTVTVFTPFPDGDRVDYTEVDTSRDFPMKLELDVMTMIREARDPFMLLNAMSGGIRFYCDAVYGNQKLADVMASEARDRYDLLLIEPLAFDCVSYLATSLGLPVIYSIPSPMMTFAERRLTGHLSNPACVSNMFASHAVPGTFVQRLTNTALLTYSIARTKYDQLVTFFTDPRPYDLSPTVNPSIIFQNSHYVTESPRPVTPNVVYVGGVHLKPAKTIPEVSDG, from the coding sequence ATGAAAAGATCGACCGCGGTCTCGCTGTCGTTGTATTCGTGGTTGTCGGTTGTCTTGTGGACGATACCGGTCGGGGAGGCTGCCCGAATACTGGCCGTCGAAACGGTGGCGGCAAAGAGCCACTGGTACTTCACGAGCTCGGTGCTCAGGTCGCTGACGGACGCGGGACACACGGTGACCGTTTTTACGCCATTTCCTGACGGCGATCGGGTCGACTACACGGAGGTGGATACGTCCCGCGACTTCCCGATGAAACTCGAATTGGACGTGATGACGATGATCCGGGAAGCTAGAGATCCGTTCATGTTATTGAACGCTATGTCCGGAGGGATCCGATTCTACTGCGATGCGGTCTACGGCAACCAGAAGCTGGCCGACGTAATGGCTTCCGAGGCACGTGACCGGTACGACCTGCTCTTAATCGAACCTCTGGCCTTCGACTGCGTTTCGTACCTGGCCACGTCGCTGGGTCTGCCTGTGATCTACTCGATCCCGTCGCCGATGATGACTTTCGCCGAACGGCGGCTCACCGGTCACTTGTCCAACCCGGCTTGCGTGTCCAACATGTTTGCCAGCCACGCCGTGCCTGGCACGTTTGTCCAGAGGCTTACCAACACGGCGCTACTGACGTACAGCATAGCCAGAACTAAGTACGACCAGCTGGTCACCTTCTTCACGGACCCGAGACCGTACGACCTGTCGCCGACCGTCAACCCGTCTATAATCTTCCAGAACAGTCATTACGTTACAGAGTCGCCGAGACCTGTTACGCCGAATGTTGTTTACGTGGGTGGCGTACACCTAAAACCTGCCAAAACCATACCAGAAGTGAGTGATGGATAA
- the LOC115033510 gene encoding UDP-glucuronosyltransferase 2B7-like: MSTMVRLSLYLWLSVVLRTIPVGEAARILAVETVAGKSHWNFMSSVLRSLTDAGHTVTVFTPFPDGDRANYTEVDISRDFPIKLDMDLMKTIREFGDPFVLMNAMSRVIRIYCDAIYGNQKLADLIGSEARDRYDLLLIEPLGFDCVSYLADSLGLPVIYLIPSPMITFAERLFTGHVSNPACVSNMFASHAVPGTFVQRFANTALLTYSMAKTKYDQLITLFTDPRPYDLAPTVNPSIIFQNSHYVTESSSPVTPNVIYVGGIHLKPAKTIPKHCSNYSKGKNEGTTASHCQV, from the exons ATGTCGACCATGGTCAGGCTGTCGTTGTATTTATGGTTGTCGGTTGTCTTGCGGACGATACCGGTCGGGGAGGCTGCCCGAATACTGGCTGTCGAAACGGTGGCGGGCAAGAGCCACTGGAACTTCATGAGCTCAGTGCTCAGGTCACTGACGGACGCCGGCCACACGGTGACCGTTTTCACGCCGTTTCCAGACGGTGACCGGGCCAACTACACGGAGGTGGACATATCCCGCGACTTCCCAATAAAGCTTGATATGGACTTGATGAAGACGATTCGTGAATTCGGAGATCCGTTCGTGTTAATGAATGCCATGTCCAGAGTGATACGAATTTATTGCGACGCAATCTACGGCAACCAGAAACTGGCTGACCTGATAGGTTCTGAGGCAAGAGACCGTTACGACTTGCTCTTAATCGAGCCGCTTGGCTTTGACTGCGTTTCGTACCTGGCTGACTCTCTCGGTCTACCTGTGATCTACTTGATCCCCTCACCGATGATCACCTTCGCCGAGCGACTGTTCACCGGTCACGTGTCCAACCCGGCTTGCGTGTCCAACATGTTTGCCAGCCACGCCGTGCCCGGCACATTCGTCCAGAGATTCGCAAACACGGCGCTGCTGACGTACAGCATGGCCAAGACTAAGTACGACCAGCTGATCACCTTGTTCACGGACCCGAGACCGTATGACCTGGCACCAACAGTCAATCCGTCCATAATCTTCCAGAACAGTCATTACGTGACCGAGTCATCAAGTCCGGTCACGCCGAACGTTATCTACGTGGGTGGTATACACCTTAAACCCGCTAAAACCATACCAAAA CACTGTTCCAATTATTCAAAAGGTAAGAACGAAGGAACTACTGCTTCCCATTGCCAAGTTTGA
- the LOC100572184 gene encoding LOW QUALITY PROTEIN: UDP-glucuronosyltransferase 1-7C (The sequence of the model RefSeq protein was modified relative to this genomic sequence to represent the inferred CDS: substituted 2 bases at 2 genomic stop codons) has translation MAETRGDFGKAVVKAVHKIFSKEVIIRGCFYHLAQSTHRQIQALGLEQLYREDPNFTKFCGMLDGLAFLPLTDVEQGMSYLQSIMPDTTLDLVENILHITVLKTNVAKQKAIRPLGFDCVSYVADSLGLSVIYSISSLMITFAERLFTGHLSDPARVSDIFASHAVXPGAIIFQNSHYVTEASRPVTLNVIYVGGIHLKPAKIIPKMSDGXIADILDFIENSPQGVIFFTFGSTIKVSSLPGHIEQSFKEVLANIPQRVLWKYEGEMKDKPKNVMTRKWFPQRDILLHPKVKLFISHGGMSGVYEAVDGGVPVLGFPVIYDQPRNIENLVLNGMAISMDLLSTTKENLSYAISELINDEKYVKNAKIASNRFKDRPMTPQQSVVYWTEYVIRHKGAPHLKYHALNLTWYQYLMLDIIAVPLIFVLLVAFVVFKVFKCINI, from the exons atggCTGAG ACACGTGGCGATTTTGGAAAGGCTGTAGTTAAAGCTGTGCATAAAATCTTTAGCAAAGAAGTTATTATACGTGGGTGCTTCTATCATTTGGCACAATCAACTCACAGACAAATTCAAGCTTTAGGTCTAGAACAATTATACCGTGAAGACCCTAACTTCACAAAATTCTGCGGAATGTTAGATGGTTTAGCATTCTTACCTCTAACAGATGTTGAACAAGGAATGTCGTATTTGCAATCTATTATGCCTGATACCACCTTAGATTTAGTTGAAAATATTCTACATAT AACGGTATTGAAAACCAATGTAGCCAAACAAAAAGCTATACGACCGCTTGGCTTCGACTGTGTATCGTATGTGGCCGACTCGCTCGGTCTGTCTGTGATCTACTCGATCTCTTCGCTGATGATCACCTTCGCCGAGCGGCTGTTCACCGGTCATTTGTCTGACCCGGCTCGCGTGTCCGACATATTTGCCAGCCACGCCGTATGACCTGGCGCCATAATCTTCCAGAACAGTCATTACGTGACCGAGGCATCGAGACCGGTCACGCTGAACGTTATCTACGTGGGCGGTATACACCTAAAACCTGCCAAAATAATACCGAAAATGAGTGATGGATAAATTGCC GACATATTAGATTTTATCGAAAATTCACCCCAAGGAGTGATTTTCTTCACGTTCGGTTCCACAATTAAAGTGTCATCTTTGCCGGGACACATTGAACAGTCGTTTAAAGAAGTGTTGGCTAACATTCCTCAGAGAGTTTTGTGGAAATACGAAGGTGAAATGAAGGACAAACCGAAAAACGTGATGACGAGAAAATGGTTCCCTCAACGAGATATACTAT tacatCCCAAAGTGAAACTGTTCATCAGTCACGGAGGTATGTCCGGAGTGTATGAAGCTGTGGATGGCGGTGTTCCCGTACTGGGATTTCCAGTAATTTACGATCAGCCGAGAAACATTGAAAATTTGGTCCTCAATGGAATGGCTATATCCATGGACCTGTTGTCGACGACCAAAGAAAATCTGTCCTATGCCATTTCGGAGCTCATCAACGACGAAAA ataTGTGAAAAATGCTAAAATTGCTTCCAACCGTTTTAAAGATCGACCGATGACACCACAACAGTCGGTCGTATATTGGACAGAGTATGTAATCCGTCACAAAGGCGCGCCACATTTGAAATATCACGCTCTGAACCTCACTTGGTATCAATATCTCATGTTAGATATAATTGCTGTACCGTTGATTTTTGTTTTGCTAGTCGCATTTGTTGTCTTTAaggtttttaaatgtataaacatttaa
- the LOC100164169 gene encoding UDP-glucuronosyltransferase 2B7 — translation MARMKRSTVQVSLSLCLCWLSVVLRTIPVGEASRILAVETIAGKSHWYFMSSVLRSLTDAGHTVTVFTPFPDGDRANYTEVDTSRDFPLKLDMDVMQTIREFRDPFMLTNLMSGLARFYCDAVYGNRKLAELIASEPRDRYDLLLIEPLGFDCVSYLADVLGLPVIYSIPSPMLTFTERLFTGHLSNPACVSNMLASHAVPNTFVQRFSNTALLTYGMIKTQYDQLVTLFTDPRPYDLAPTVNPSIIFQNTHYISESPRPITPNVIYVGGIHLKPPKTIPKDILDFIENSPQGVIFFTFGSTIKVSSLPENIEQSFKEALANVPQRVLWKYEGEMKDKPKNVMTRKWFPQREILLHPKVKLFISHGGMSGVYETVDGGVPVLGIPVFYDQPRNIEHLVHNGMAISMDLLSMTKEKLSNAISELINDEKYAKNAKIASNRFKDRPMTPQQSVVYWTEYVIRHKGAPHLKSQALNLTWYQYFLLDIMAVAFIFVFLVTFVVFKIFKCIKSFKNDKVKTQ, via the exons atgGCGAGGATGAAAAGATCCACCGTGCAGGTTTCGCTGTCGTTGTGTCTGTGCTGGTTGTCGGTCGTCTTGCGGACGATTCCGGTCGGGGAGGCTTCACGAATACTGGCCGTCGAAACTATAGCAGGCAAGAGCCACTGGTACTTCATGAGTTCGGTGCTCAGGTCGCTGACGGACGCCGGACACACGGTGACCGTTTTCACGCCGTTTCCGGACGGCGACCGGGCAAACTACACAGAGGTGGACACGTCCCGCGACTTCCCGTTGAAGCTCGACATGGACGTGATGCAGACGATCCGCGAATTTAGAGATCCGTTCATGTTGACGAATCTCATGTCTGGGCTGGCTCGATTCTACTGCGACGCGGTCTACGGCAACCGGAAGCTGGCTGAGCTGATAGCTTCCGAGCCACGCGACCGGTACGACCTACTCTTAATCGAGCCGCTTGGCTTCGACTGCGTTTCGTACCTGGCCGACGTGCTCGGTCTGCCTGTGATCTATTCGATCCCGTCGCCGATGTTAACCTTCACCGAGCGGCTGTTCACCGGTCACTTGTCCAATCCGGCTTGCGTGTCCAACATGTTGGCCAGCCACGCCGTGCCCAACACATTCGTCCAGAGGTTCAGCAACACGGCGCTGCTGACGTACGGCATGATCAAAACTCAGTACGACCAGCTGGTCACCTTGTTCACGGACCCGAGACCGTATGACTTGGCACCGACCGTCAACCCGTCCATAATATTCCAGAACACCCATTACATCAGTGAGTCTCCAAGACCGATCACGCCAAACGTTATCTACGTGGGTGGAATACACCTAAAACCCCCCAAAACAATACCAAAA GACATATTAGATTTTATCGAAAACTCACCCCAAGGAGTGATATTCTTCACATTCGGTTCAACTATTAAGGTGTCATCGTTACCAGAAAATATTGAACAGTCGTTCAAAGAAGCGTTAGCCAACGTTCCCCAGAGAGTTTTATGGAAATACGAAGGTGAAATGAAAGACAAACCGAAAAACGTGATGACGAGAAAATGGTTTCCTCAACGAGAAATACTAT tGCATCCTAAAGTGAAACTGTTCATCAGTCACGGAGGTATGTCCGGAGTGTATGAAACTGTAGATGGCGGTGTCCCCGTACTGGGAATTCCAGTGTTTTACGATCAACCGAGGAACATTGAACATTTGGTCCACAATGGAATGGCAATATCCATGGACCTGTTGTCGATGACCAAAGAAAAACTGTCCAATGCCATTTCGGAACTCATCAACGACGAAAA atacgcGAAAAATGCTAAAATTGCTTCCAACCGTTTCAAAGACCGGCCGATGACACCGCAACAGTCGGTCGTATATTGGACGGAGTATGTGATCCGTCACAAAGGCGCACCACATTTGAAGTCTCAGGCTCTGAACCTCACTTGGTATCAATACTTCCTGTTAGATATAATGGCCGTAGcgtttattttcgtttttctaGTCACATTCGTAgtctttaaaattttcaaatgtataaaatcttttaaaaacgACAAAGTTAAAACTCAATGA